In a single window of the Dysgonomonas mossii genome:
- the atpB gene encoding F0F1 ATP synthase subunit A, whose protein sequence is MKHYLKYILTSVLLLTVMGFQPLAAENAHEAQPEKELNVKELILDHLADAYEWHLTSFGDTHISIPLPIIVKGETSGWHVFMSSEFHHGHEAYEGFYIAQEGKYRGKIVEKNASGEEIRPWDISLTKNATSLIISSTLLIIIILSVSKWYRRQAKTGEKKAPKGFVGFMEMFIMSVQDDIIKPCVGKNYRKFSPYLLTVFFFILFNNLLGLIPLFPGGANVTGNIAVTLVLAVFTFFTVNLFGSKEYWKEVFWPDVPTWLKVPIPIMPAIELVGVFTKPFALMIRLFANILAGHSIVLGLTCLIFVTANLGAVINSSMTVVSVLLTIFISLVEILVAYIQAYVFTMLSAVFIGLAQIEPHHHAEKH, encoded by the coding sequence ATGAAACACTATTTAAAATACATTTTAACTTCGGTTCTTTTACTTACTGTAATGGGCTTTCAACCTCTGGCAGCAGAAAATGCACATGAGGCTCAGCCCGAAAAAGAATTGAATGTTAAAGAACTTATTCTCGATCACCTTGCTGATGCATACGAGTGGCATTTAACTTCGTTTGGCGATACACATATTTCCATACCGTTGCCAATCATCGTGAAAGGAGAGACTTCAGGCTGGCATGTTTTTATGTCATCTGAGTTCCATCATGGGCATGAGGCATACGAAGGTTTTTATATCGCACAAGAAGGTAAATACAGAGGTAAGATTGTAGAAAAAAACGCTTCGGGTGAAGAAATACGTCCTTGGGATATTTCCTTGACGAAGAATGCAACCAGTTTGATAATCAGTTCTACACTTCTTATAATCATAATCCTTAGCGTATCCAAATGGTACAGAAGACAAGCCAAGACGGGAGAGAAGAAAGCTCCGAAAGGCTTTGTCGGATTTATGGAAATGTTTATAATGAGTGTGCAGGACGATATTATTAAGCCGTGTGTAGGAAAAAATTATAGAAAGTTTTCTCCCTATCTGCTTACTGTTTTCTTCTTCATCTTGTTCAACAACCTATTGGGATTGATACCTCTCTTTCCGGGAGGTGCAAATGTGACAGGTAATATTGCAGTCACTTTAGTGCTTGCCGTGTTTACATTCTTCACTGTAAACCTTTTCGGATCGAAAGAATACTGGAAAGAAGTATTCTGGCCTGATGTGCCTACCTGGCTCAAGGTGCCGATACCTATCATGCCAGCGATAGAACTGGTGGGGGTATTTACCAAGCCTTTTGCGTTGATGATTCGTCTTTTTGCTAATATTCTAGCAGGGCACTCGATTGTACTCGGTCTTACCTGCTTGATATTCGTTACGGCAAATCTAGGAGCGGTGATCAATAGTTCGATGACTGTTGTATCTGTATTGCTGACTATATTTATCAGTCTGGTAGAAATATTAGTCGCATATATTCAGGCTTATGTGTTTACTATGCTGTCGGCTGTATTTATCGGATTGGCACAGATAGAGCCACATCATCATGCAGAGAAACATTAA
- the atpD gene encoding F0F1 ATP synthase subunit beta: MSQLVGHISQVIGPVVDVFFDTANPSLNLPQINDALEVKRPDGRSLILEVKQHIGEDTVRAVAMDSTDGLSRGLEAIPLGSPIRMPIGDHVKGRLMNVVGNSIDGMKPLSNQDGAPIHREPPKFEELQTTREVLFTGIKVVDLLAPYAKGGKVGLFGGAGVGKTVLIMELINNIAKKHNGYSVFAGVGERTREGNDLLREMIESNVIRYGEEFKKSMEEGNWDLSKVDYDELQKSQISLVFGQMNEPPGARADVALSGLTIAESFRDSKAEGPKDILFFIDNIFRFTQAGSEVSALLGRMPSAVGYQPTLATEMGAMQERITSTQNGSITSVQAVYVPADDLTDPAPATTFSHLDATTVLDRKITEMGIYPAVDPLGSSSRSLDPNVVGQEHYDTAQRVKQILQRNKELQDIIAILGMEELSDTDKQTVNRARRIQRFLSQPFNVAEQFTGVPGVIVDIQDTIKGFQKILDGEVDHLPEQAFLNVGTIEDAMAKGEKILAQVAG; encoded by the coding sequence ATGTCACAATTAGTCGGGCACATATCCCAGGTTATCGGGCCGGTGGTGGATGTATTTTTTGATACAGCCAATCCATCCCTAAACCTGCCGCAGATCAATGATGCCCTTGAAGTTAAAAGACCTGATGGTCGCTCTTTGATTCTCGAAGTAAAGCAACACATAGGCGAAGACACAGTGCGTGCCGTAGCTATGGACAGTACAGACGGATTAAGCCGTGGGCTTGAAGCGATTCCTCTGGGATCACCCATTCGAATGCCTATCGGTGACCATGTAAAAGGACGTCTGATGAACGTTGTAGGTAACTCTATTGACGGTATGAAGCCTTTGAGCAATCAAGATGGTGCGCCTATCCATAGAGAACCACCTAAGTTTGAAGAACTGCAAACAACGCGCGAGGTGTTATTTACCGGAATCAAAGTTGTGGACTTATTAGCTCCATACGCAAAAGGAGGTAAGGTGGGTCTATTTGGCGGAGCCGGTGTGGGTAAGACTGTATTGATTATGGAACTTATCAACAATATTGCAAAAAAACATAATGGATATTCTGTATTTGCCGGAGTAGGAGAGCGTACCCGTGAAGGTAACGACCTGCTGAGGGAAATGATAGAATCAAACGTTATCCGCTATGGAGAAGAGTTCAAGAAAAGCATGGAAGAAGGTAACTGGGATTTGTCGAAGGTTGACTACGACGAACTTCAGAAGTCACAGATCTCGCTTGTTTTCGGTCAGATGAACGAACCGCCGGGAGCCCGTGCCGATGTAGCCCTTTCGGGGTTGACTATAGCCGAGTCTTTCCGTGACTCGAAAGCTGAAGGTCCTAAAGATATCTTATTCTTTATCGATAATATATTCCGTTTTACTCAGGCAGGATCTGAGGTGTCGGCCTTGTTGGGACGTATGCCGTCTGCCGTAGGATATCAACCTACATTGGCAACAGAGATGGGTGCCATGCAGGAGCGTATTACTTCTACACAGAATGGATCTATCACTTCGGTGCAAGCCGTGTATGTGCCTGCCGACGACTTAACAGACCCGGCTCCGGCAACAACATTCTCTCACTTGGATGCCACAACGGTGCTCGATCGTAAGATTACCGAAATGGGAATTTATCCGGCGGTAGACCCTCTAGGTTCCAGTTCTCGAAGCTTAGACCCTAACGTTGTAGGTCAGGAACATTACGATACAGCTCAACGTGTGAAGCAAATATTGCAGCGCAACAAAGAGCTTCAGGATATTATTGCAATTCTCGGGATGGAAGAGCTTTCGGATACCGACAAGCAGACTGTAAACCGTGCGAGACGTATTCAACGATTTTTGTCTCAACCGTTTAATGTTGCAGAACAATTTACAGGTGTTCCGGGGGTAATTGTTGATATTCAGGATACAATCAAGGGCTTCCAAAAAATTCTGGACGGTGAAGTTGATCACCTTCCTGAACAAGCATTCTTGAACGTGGGTACAATAGAAGATGCAATGGCAAAAGGCGAGAAGATTCTTGCGCAAGTTGCAGGATAA
- the pyrB gene encoding aspartate carbamoyltransferase translates to MCNKSLVSITDYSKEDILRILNLTKKFDEQPNRRLLEGKVCATLFFEPSTRTRLSFETAVNRLGGRIIGFSDAATTSSSKGETLKDTILMVNNYADIIIMRHHLEGAARYASEISSIPIINAGDGANQHPTQTMLDIYSIFKTQGTLDNLTITIVGDLKYGRTVHSLIIGMSHFNPTFIFVAPEELHLPDPYKAFCDEHGIKYSEHTDFDSEVIDKADILYMTRVQRERFTDLMEYEKVKNVYILKNDMLAGAKDNLKILHPLPRVNEIQQDVDDSPKAYYFEQAKNGMFTREAVICDALGIEVE, encoded by the coding sequence ATGTGCAATAAAAGCTTGGTTTCAATTACAGATTATTCGAAAGAAGATATTCTGAGAATACTTAATCTGACTAAAAAATTTGACGAGCAACCTAATCGTAGGTTATTGGAAGGCAAAGTGTGTGCTACACTTTTTTTTGAGCCGTCGACACGGACACGCCTTAGTTTTGAGACTGCAGTAAACCGCTTGGGCGGGCGCATCATAGGCTTTTCTGATGCGGCTACTACCAGCTCATCGAAAGGAGAGACGCTGAAAGATACCATACTGATGGTAAACAACTATGCCGATATTATAATCATGCGACACCATTTGGAAGGGGCTGCACGTTATGCTTCGGAGATTTCTTCTATACCTATCATTAATGCCGGAGATGGAGCCAATCAGCACCCTACGCAGACAATGCTTGATATCTATTCTATATTTAAGACACAAGGTACTCTCGATAATCTGACAATAACGATCGTTGGTGACCTGAAATATGGTCGTACTGTGCACTCCCTGATCATTGGAATGTCACACTTTAATCCAACCTTTATATTCGTTGCACCCGAAGAACTGCATCTTCCCGATCCGTATAAAGCCTTCTGTGATGAACATGGAATAAAGTATTCTGAACACACAGATTTTGATTCAGAGGTGATAGACAAAGCGGATATCCTGTATATGACACGTGTACAGAGAGAACGTTTTACCGACCTGATGGAATATGAAAAGGTAAAGAATGTGTACATTCTCAAAAATGATATGTTGGCAGGAGCAAAAGATAATCTGAAAATATTGCATCCCCTGCCTCGTGTAAACGAGATACAGCAGGATGTGGATGATAGCCCTAAGGCTTATTACTTCGAACAGGCTAAGAACGGAATGTTTACCCGTGAGGCTGTGATATGTGATGCGTTGGGAATAGAAGTAGAATAA
- the atpF gene encoding F0F1 ATP synthase subunit B has protein sequence MNLLLPESGLLFWMLLSFIVVFFVLAKFGFPVITKMVEERKNYIQDSLDAAQKANEQLASIKEKSDEILSSAKAEQVKILKEAADTRDRIINEAREQAKIAGAKEMEEIRKQIQMEKDQAIRDIRRQVAELSVDVAEKVLRDTLKDPKEQMSMIDRLVDEAMVSKS, from the coding sequence ATGAATTTACTATTACCTGAATCAGGCCTTCTTTTTTGGATGCTCCTATCTTTTATAGTAGTTTTCTTTGTTCTGGCCAAATTTGGTTTCCCTGTGATAACCAAAATGGTGGAAGAGCGCAAAAACTATATACAAGATTCGTTGGACGCAGCCCAGAAAGCCAATGAGCAATTGGCTTCGATAAAAGAAAAAAGTGATGAGATACTTTCATCAGCTAAGGCAGAACAGGTGAAGATCTTGAAAGAGGCGGCTGATACACGCGATCGTATTATAAACGAAGCACGTGAGCAAGCCAAGATAGCCGGGGCAAAGGAAATGGAAGAAATAAGAAAGCAGATCCAAATGGAAAAAGATCAGGCTATACGCGACATTCGTCGTCAGGTAGCTGAACTATCTGTGGATGTTGCCGAAAAAGTTCTTCGAGATACTTTGAAAGACCCTAAAGAACAAATGTCAATGATTGATCGCCTAGTGGATGAAGCTATGGTATCTAAATCTTAA
- the atpA gene encoding F0F1 ATP synthase subunit alpha has product MSENIKASEVSDVLKMQLENISSRVQFEEVGTVLYVGDGVVRIYGLKNAEANELLEFDNGIMAVVMNLEEDNVGAVLLGPSDQIKEGFTVKRTGRIASINVGEGMLGRVINPLGEPLDGKGPIAGELLEMPLERKAPGVIYRQPVTQPLQTGLKSVDAMIPIGRGQRELIIGDRQTGKTAIAIDTIINQRSNYDAGDPVYCIYVAIGQKASTVANIVETLKEKGALDYTVVVSATAAEPAAVQYFAAFAGAAIGEYFRDTGRHALVVYDDLSKQAVAYREVSLILRRPPGREAYPGDIFYLHSRLLERAAKIINQQEVAEQMNDLPASLKGKVKAGGSLTALPIIETQAGDVSAYIPTNVISITDGQIFLDIDLFNAGMRPAIDVGISVSRVGGSAQVKAMKKVAGTLKIDQAQYRELEAFTQFGGDMDPVTAMTIDKGKKNTVLLVQPQYAPVPVEKQIAILYCGTNGLLRQVPEDKIHEFETEFLRTLEMQYQADVLDVLKKGVINEDVETKIRKVAADIASQYKK; this is encoded by the coding sequence ATGTCTGAAAATATAAAAGCAAGCGAAGTCTCCGATGTGCTGAAAATGCAGCTAGAGAATATCAGTAGCCGCGTACAGTTCGAGGAGGTGGGTACAGTTCTCTATGTAGGAGATGGTGTTGTTCGCATATACGGACTTAAAAATGCAGAGGCAAACGAACTTCTTGAGTTCGACAACGGTATTATGGCTGTTGTGATGAACTTGGAAGAAGACAATGTCGGTGCTGTATTGTTAGGCCCGTCAGACCAGATCAAGGAAGGATTTACCGTAAAACGTACAGGCCGTATTGCATCCATCAATGTGGGTGAAGGCATGTTAGGGCGTGTAATCAATCCTCTGGGCGAGCCTTTGGACGGAAAAGGCCCGATTGCCGGCGAACTGCTGGAAATGCCACTGGAACGTAAAGCTCCGGGGGTAATATACCGTCAGCCTGTAACCCAGCCTCTACAGACCGGATTGAAATCTGTAGATGCTATGATTCCCATCGGACGGGGGCAACGTGAGCTTATTATCGGTGACCGCCAGACAGGTAAAACTGCAATTGCGATAGACACCATTATCAATCAAAGAAGCAATTATGATGCCGGAGACCCTGTATACTGTATTTATGTAGCTATCGGTCAGAAAGCCTCTACAGTTGCCAATATAGTAGAAACACTAAAAGAAAAAGGTGCACTTGACTATACGGTTGTAGTTTCGGCTACAGCAGCCGAGCCGGCAGCAGTTCAGTACTTTGCTGCGTTTGCAGGTGCAGCTATCGGAGAATATTTCCGCGACACAGGACGTCATGCCCTTGTGGTATATGATGATTTGTCGAAACAGGCGGTTGCATATCGTGAAGTATCCTTGATTCTTCGTCGTCCACCGGGACGTGAAGCCTATCCGGGTGATATCTTCTACTTGCACTCACGTTTGTTGGAGCGTGCGGCTAAAATTATCAACCAACAGGAGGTTGCCGAACAGATGAACGACCTACCGGCAAGCCTTAAAGGAAAGGTGAAAGCGGGAGGTTCTCTTACTGCCCTTCCTATTATCGAAACTCAGGCCGGTGACGTATCTGCTTATATTCCTACCAACGTTATTTCTATTACCGACGGACAAATATTCCTCGATATAGACCTCTTCAATGCGGGTATGCGTCCTGCCATCGATGTGGGTATATCTGTATCTCGTGTGGGAGGTTCGGCTCAGGTGAAAGCGATGAAGAAAGTTGCCGGAACATTGAAGATTGACCAGGCTCAGTATCGTGAACTGGAAGCATTTACCCAGTTTGGTGGCGATATGGACCCTGTTACGGCAATGACTATCGATAAAGGTAAGAAGAATACTGTATTGCTGGTTCAGCCTCAGTATGCGCCGGTGCCTGTTGAAAAACAGATCGCCATACTGTATTGCGGAACAAATGGCTTGCTTCGTCAAGTGCCGGAAGATAAAATACATGAGTTCGAAACCGAATTTCTGAGAACATTGGAAATGCAATATCAAGCTGATGTGCTGGATGTCCTGAAAAAAGGAGTCATCAACGAAGATGTGGAAACTAAAATCAGGAAAGTAGCCGCGGATATTGCTTCTCAGTACAAAAAATAA
- the atpE gene encoding ATP synthase F0 subunit C, producing MLLSTLLQAAEAATSLTGFGAALGAGLAVIGAGIGIGKIGSSAMEGIARQPDAAGDIRTSMIIAAALVEGVALFAVVVCGFIL from the coding sequence ATGTTACTATCAACTTTATTACAAGCAGCAGAAGCTGCAACAAGCTTAACAGGTTTTGGTGCTGCACTGGGTGCAGGATTAGCTGTAATCGGAGCAGGTATCGGTATTGGTAAAATCGGTAGTTCTGCTATGGAAGGGATAGCCCGTCAGCCGGATGCAGCAGGAGATATTCGTACATCTATGATTATCGCCGCAGCTCTAGTAGAAGGGGTAGCTTTGTTTGCTGTTGTAGTTTGCGGATTTATTCTATAA
- a CDS encoding thermonuclease family protein, whose protein sequence is MRKFIFILLLFISCNPPSTEPAETIKGKVVSVADGDTMTILTDSKERIKVRLYGIDAPEKGQDFSSKARIHLNELCYGKTVKVEKKGIDQYDRVLGIVYLDELNLNREMVKEGLAWYYNHYVEDPVLEELEKTARQQKLNIWSLKNPTPPYEYRKKQRSEKSDREARN, encoded by the coding sequence ATGAGAAAATTTATATTCATACTATTACTCTTTATCTCCTGTAACCCGCCTTCCACTGAACCCGCCGAAACAATAAAAGGAAAGGTAGTCAGTGTTGCAGATGGAGATACAATGACCATCCTGACAGATAGCAAGGAACGAATAAAAGTGCGACTCTATGGGATTGATGCTCCCGAAAAAGGACAAGACTTCAGCAGCAAAGCCAGAATCCACTTAAACGAGCTATGCTACGGGAAAACCGTAAAAGTTGAGAAAAAAGGTATCGATCAATATGATAGAGTTTTAGGTATCGTTTATCTCGACGAGTTGAATTTAAATCGAGAGATGGTCAAAGAAGGTTTAGCATGGTACTACAATCATTATGTTGAAGACCCGGTACTCGAAGAATTGGAGAAAACTGCCCGACAACAGAAGTTGAATATCTGGAGTTTGAAAAACCCCACACCTCCCTATGAATATAGAAAAAAGCAAAGATCCGAAAAGTCAGATAGAGAAGCGAGGAACTGA
- a CDS encoding F0F1 ATP synthase subunit gamma, which translates to MASLKEIKNRIGSVKSTKKITSAMKMIASSKLHKAQNAISNFLPYQQKLDVILTNLLSSDTSYESPFIQKRETKRVAIVGFASNSSLCGAYNSNVIKEFSTVYAKKKEEIGAGNILVYPIGKKLADALKKQGIAAQGDYRDMADKPTFLAVQDLAKELIKKYIDGEIDEVILIYHHFISTGSQKLKKTQFLPFDLESAKPEGQQDENMFADYILEPSKEEILDSLIPTVLYSRLYAALLDANASEHAARMIAMQIASDNADELVQDLTIQYNKSRQQAVTNELLDIIGGASALQ; encoded by the coding sequence ATGGCATCTCTTAAGGAAATAAAAAATAGAATTGGCTCTGTAAAAAGTACCAAGAAGATTACTTCTGCAATGAAGATGATAGCTTCATCTAAGTTGCACAAGGCGCAAAATGCAATCAGCAACTTCTTGCCTTATCAGCAGAAGTTGGATGTCATTCTGACTAATCTTCTGTCTTCTGATACAAGCTATGAGTCTCCTTTTATCCAAAAAAGAGAAACAAAGAGAGTCGCTATAGTTGGTTTTGCTTCCAACTCTTCGCTTTGTGGTGCATACAACTCGAATGTAATAAAAGAGTTTAGTACCGTTTACGCTAAAAAGAAAGAAGAGATAGGAGCAGGGAATATCTTGGTATATCCTATCGGTAAAAAATTGGCCGACGCCCTGAAGAAACAAGGAATAGCGGCGCAAGGCGATTACAGGGATATGGCTGATAAGCCTACCTTCTTAGCCGTACAGGATCTTGCCAAAGAACTGATAAAGAAATATATTGATGGAGAAATAGATGAAGTGATCTTAATTTATCATCATTTCATATCTACCGGATCGCAGAAACTAAAGAAGACACAATTCCTTCCTTTCGATTTGGAAAGCGCTAAGCCCGAAGGTCAGCAAGACGAAAATATGTTTGCAGACTATATCTTGGAGCCTTCGAAGGAGGAAATTCTCGATTCTTTAATTCCTACCGTGCTTTATTCACGCTTATATGCTGCCTTGCTCGATGCTAATGCTTCGGAACATGCTGCACGTATGATTGCTATGCAAATAGCATCAGACAATGCGGACGAATTGGTGCAGGATCTGACTATTCAATACAACAAGTCGCGTCAACAAGCTGTTACAAACGAATTGTTGGATATTATCGGTGGTGCTTCGGCATTGCAGTGA
- a CDS encoding flavin reductase family protein, protein MKQDWKPGTLIYPLPAAMISCGSTPEEYNIITLSWLGTICTNPPMCYISVRPERHSYEIIKRDMEFVINITTEDLAFATDWCGVRSGKDFSKFDEMKLTPGKASIVQVPIIEESPLNIECRVREILSLGSHDMFIADVVNVKADEKYIDPETGKFSLESAKPIAYSHGQYYGLGEKIGGFGWTVRKKKEEL, encoded by the coding sequence ATGAAGCAAGACTGGAAGCCGGGAACACTGATATATCCTTTGCCTGCTGCCATGATAAGTTGTGGCAGTACTCCCGAAGAATATAATATTATTACTTTGAGTTGGCTGGGTACTATCTGTACCAATCCCCCGATGTGCTATATATCGGTAAGACCCGAAAGGCATTCGTATGAAATTATAAAACGGGATATGGAGTTTGTAATAAATATAACAACAGAAGATTTGGCTTTTGCAACCGACTGGTGTGGAGTGAGATCGGGTAAGGATTTCAGTAAATTTGACGAAATGAAACTTACTCCGGGGAAGGCATCAATTGTTCAGGTTCCCATCATCGAAGAATCTCCGTTAAACATCGAGTGTAGAGTGCGGGAGATACTCAGTTTAGGTTCGCATGATATGTTTATCGCGGATGTGGTAAATGTAAAAGCTGATGAAAAGTACATTGATCCGGAAACCGGAAAATTTAGTCTCGAAAGCGCAAAACCGATTGCATATTCTCATGGTCAGTACTATGGCTTAGGAGAAAAGATTGGAGGCTTCGGCTGGACTGTCAGAAAAAAGAAAGAGGAACTGTAA
- a CDS encoding F0F1 ATP synthase subunit delta, giving the protein MNEGMISKRYAKALLLYAVDQKAEDVLFAEMKKVASSFVREPRLRMAMDNPTLNAEDKLALVKAAVGAKPSNEYIRFAELVVKKRREMYLRNIALSYIDLYCEAKHINTGKLVTATPVDDATKQKMKSLLQKIKPGTLDFETSVDPDIEGGFILYIDTYRLDASVKSQLKRIKQKFVAENSKIG; this is encoded by the coding sequence ATGAATGAAGGGATGATTTCTAAGCGATATGCTAAAGCTCTGTTGCTATATGCAGTGGATCAGAAAGCGGAGGATGTATTGTTTGCCGAAATGAAAAAGGTAGCATCGTCATTTGTCCGCGAACCCCGTTTGCGTATGGCAATGGATAATCCTACGTTGAATGCCGAAGATAAGCTTGCGCTGGTAAAGGCTGCTGTGGGCGCAAAACCGAGTAACGAGTATATTCGTTTTGCCGAGTTGGTAGTGAAAAAAAGACGTGAAATGTATCTTCGAAATATTGCGCTCAGTTACATCGATTTGTATTGTGAAGCCAAGCACATCAATACCGGGAAGCTTGTTACTGCTACCCCTGTGGATGATGCTACAAAACAGAAGATGAAAAGCTTACTACAGAAGATTAAACCGGGGACGCTTGATTTTGAAACAAGTGTAGATCCGGATATCGAAGGTGGCTTTATTCTGTATATCGACACGTACCGGTTGGATGCCAGCGTAAAAAGTCAGTTGAAGCGTATCAAGCAAAAGTTTGTCGCCGAAAACAGTAAGATTGGATAA
- the atpC gene encoding ATP synthase F1 subunit epsilon: MKKSELQLNIISPEAKLFSGMVASVVIPGIQGSFGVYPDHAPLISALQKGVITYTENGVEKSLEVGGGMVEVNNGVVTICVS, translated from the coding sequence ATGAAAAAATCAGAACTTCAACTAAATATTATCTCACCTGAGGCTAAGCTATTCTCCGGAATGGTCGCTTCGGTTGTAATTCCGGGGATTCAAGGCAGCTTCGGGGTTTATCCCGACCATGCTCCTTTGATCTCGGCCTTGCAAAAGGGGGTTATTACCTATACCGAAAACGGTGTGGAAAAATCTCTCGAAGTAGGCGGTGGCATGGTGGAAGTGAATAATGGGGTTGTGACAATCTGTGTATCTTAA
- a CDS encoding aspartate carbamoyltransferase regulatory subunit, with protein MNERRKAMQVAALCNGTAIDHIPPSVVFKVVSLLELEKLDNPITIGNNLESKKMASKGIIKITGKYFEESVINKIAIIAPNVVLNIIKDYEVVEKKRVVLPKVINGIVKCNNPKCITNNEPMTTRFEVIDCNNTELRCHYCNIKIQKDEIILK; from the coding sequence ATGAACGAACGTAGAAAAGCAATGCAGGTAGCAGCATTATGCAACGGAACAGCCATAGATCATATTCCTCCCAGTGTAGTGTTTAAAGTAGTATCATTGTTGGAGCTCGAAAAGCTGGATAATCCTATTACAATCGGAAATAATCTGGAAAGTAAGAAGATGGCTTCGAAGGGAATTATCAAGATCACAGGTAAATATTTTGAAGAAAGTGTGATCAATAAGATTGCGATCATAGCACCGAATGTAGTTCTCAATATCATTAAGGATTACGAGGTTGTAGAAAAGAAGAGGGTGGTTTTACCTAAAGTAATCAATGGAATTGTAAAGTGTAACAACCCGAAGTGTATTACAAACAATGAGCCTATGACTACACGTTTTGAGGTTATTGATTGTAACAATACAGAGCTCCGCTGTCACTATTGTAACATTAAAATTCAGAAAGACGAGATTATTCTGAAATGA